From a single Agrobacterium tumefaciens genomic region:
- the accB gene encoding acetyl-CoA carboxylase biotin carboxyl carrier protein: MSEKKQGIDKELIRELANILNDTDLSEIEVEQDDLRIRVSRAAPPAPVYAAPAPYAVPAAAPAAAPTIAAPAAPAASAAPARNPANTVSSPMVGTVYLSPAPGARPFIEVGATVKEGQTILIVEAMKTMNQIPAPKSGKVVEIVVNDAQPVEYGEALVVIE, encoded by the coding sequence ATGTCTGAAAAGAAACAGGGTATCGACAAGGAACTGATCCGCGAGCTCGCGAATATCCTCAACGACACCGACCTTTCGGAAATCGAAGTGGAGCAGGACGACCTGCGCATCCGCGTTTCCCGCGCTGCGCCGCCCGCCCCGGTTTACGCGGCGCCCGCCCCTTACGCCGTGCCGGCAGCTGCTCCCGCCGCGGCACCGACAATCGCCGCGCCGGCAGCACCTGCGGCCTCCGCAGCACCGGCCCGCAACCCGGCCAACACCGTTTCCTCGCCGATGGTCGGCACTGTCTACCTGTCGCCTGCTCCGGGCGCCCGTCCCTTCATCGAAGTGGGCGCGACCGTCAAGGAAGGCCAGACCATCCTCATCGTCGAAGCCATGAAGACCATGAACCAGATTCCGGCTCCCAAGTCCGGCAAGGTCGTGGAAATCGTCGTCAACGACGCACAGCCCGTGGAGTATGGCGAAGCCCTCGTGGTCATCGAATAA
- a CDS encoding GNAT family N-acetyltransferase — MIVIRNALEQEAEALAAIGLRAWRQATAALGITATLYDNAASAFSNFTRSSWLAIRVAESGGSVAGWAAREHFDETISDFWIDPDFQRRRVGSLLLADIERLIVDKGFETIRLETHAQNEPAVAFFRHHGYSVRWLSVSYAPKLDRDVQSVGLQKQLVEIESGVYGTEF; from the coding sequence TTGATCGTCATTCGCAATGCGCTTGAGCAGGAAGCGGAGGCCTTGGCGGCCATCGGCCTCAGGGCCTGGCGGCAGGCAACCGCCGCACTCGGCATCACCGCGACGCTTTATGACAACGCGGCAAGTGCCTTTTCCAATTTCACCCGCTCCTCATGGCTGGCCATCCGGGTAGCGGAGTCCGGTGGCTCGGTTGCCGGATGGGCGGCGCGGGAACATTTCGACGAGACGATTTCAGATTTCTGGATCGATCCGGATTTTCAGCGCCGGCGGGTCGGCAGTCTCCTGCTCGCTGATATTGAACGGCTGATAGTGGACAAGGGCTTCGAAACCATCCGACTTGAAACCCATGCCCAGAACGAACCGGCCGTCGCTTTTTTCCGCCACCATGGCTATAGCGTCCGCTGGCTCTCCGTTTCCTACGCGCCGAAGCTCGATCGCGATGTGCAGTCGGTCGGTCTGCAAAAGCAGCTTGTCGAGATCGAGAGCGGTGTTTACGGCACGGAGTTCTGA
- the gatB gene encoding Asp-tRNA(Asn)/Glu-tRNA(Gln) amidotransferase subunit GatB yields the protein MTLVDVRTPDPKRFIPGATGDWEIVIGLEVHAQVLSNSKLFSGASTTFGNAPNANVSLVDAAMPGMLPVINEECVKQAVRTGLGLKAKINNRSIFDRKNYFYPDLPQGYQISQFKDPIVGEGIITISLGPDRQGNFEDIEIGIERLHLEQDAGKSMHDQHPTMSFVDLNRSGVALMEIVSKPDMRSSDEAKAYLTKLRSIVRYLGTCDGNMDEGSMRADVNVSVRRPGEGFGTRCEIKNVNSIRFVGQAIEYEARRQIAILEDGGAIDQETRLFDPGKGETRSMRSKEDAHDYRYFPDPDLLPLEFDDAFVEALKVDLPELPDDKKARFVADLGLSVYDASILVSEKAIADYYEAVAAGRDPKAAANWVINDLLGALNKFGKDIETTPVSPEQLGGIIDLIKAETISGKIAKDLFEIVWNEGGNPAEIVEARGMKQVTDTGAIEKAVDDIIAANPDQVEKVKAKPTLAGWFVGQVMKATGGKANPQAVQALVKAKLGIEEE from the coding sequence ATGACCCTTGTAGACGTGCGCACCCCCGACCCGAAACGCTTCATTCCCGGCGCCACCGGCGATTGGGAAATCGTGATCGGCCTCGAAGTCCATGCGCAGGTTCTCTCCAATTCCAAGCTGTTTTCCGGTGCCTCCACCACCTTCGGCAATGCGCCGAACGCCAACGTGTCGCTGGTGGACGCCGCCATGCCAGGCATGCTCCCCGTCATCAACGAGGAATGCGTCAAACAGGCGGTGCGTACCGGTCTTGGCCTGAAGGCGAAGATCAACAACCGTTCGATCTTCGACCGCAAGAACTATTTCTATCCGGACTTGCCGCAGGGCTACCAGATTTCGCAGTTCAAGGACCCGATTGTCGGCGAAGGCATCATCACCATTTCGCTCGGGCCGGACCGTCAGGGCAATTTCGAGGATATCGAGATCGGCATCGAGCGCCTGCATCTGGAGCAGGACGCCGGCAAGTCCATGCACGACCAGCACCCGACCATGTCCTTCGTGGACCTGAACCGTTCTGGCGTGGCGCTGATGGAAATCGTCTCCAAGCCCGACATGCGATCCTCGGATGAGGCGAAGGCCTATCTCACCAAGCTGCGCTCCATCGTGCGTTATCTCGGCACCTGCGACGGCAACATGGACGAAGGCTCGATGCGCGCCGACGTCAACGTCTCCGTGCGTCGTCCGGGCGAAGGTTTCGGCACGCGCTGCGAGATCAAGAACGTCAACTCTATCCGCTTCGTCGGCCAGGCCATCGAATATGAGGCGCGCCGCCAGATCGCCATTCTGGAAGATGGTGGTGCCATCGATCAGGAAACCCGCCTGTTCGACCCCGGCAAGGGCGAAACGCGGTCCATGCGTTCCAAGGAAGATGCGCATGACTATCGTTATTTCCCCGATCCGGACCTGCTGCCGCTCGAATTCGACGATGCTTTCGTCGAAGCGCTGAAGGTCGATCTGCCGGAACTGCCCGACGACAAGAAGGCGCGTTTCGTGGCCGATCTTGGCCTGTCGGTCTATGACGCCTCGATCCTCGTTTCGGAAAAGGCGATTGCCGATTATTACGAGGCTGTCGCTGCCGGCCGCGATCCGAAAGCCGCCGCCAACTGGGTCATCAACGACCTTCTCGGCGCGCTCAACAAGTTTGGCAAGGATATCGAGACGACGCCGGTTTCGCCGGAACAGCTCGGCGGCATCATCGATCTTATCAAGGCCGAGACCATTTCCGGCAAGATCGCCAAGGATCTGTTCGAGATCGTCTGGAACGAGGGCGGCAATCCGGCTGAAATCGTCGAGGCCCGCGGCATGAAGCAGGTGACCGATACCGGCGCCATTGAAAAGGCCGTGGATGATATCATCGCCGCCAACCCGGATCAGGTCGAAAAGGTCAAGGCGAAGCCGACGCTCGCCGGCTGGTTCGTCGGTCAGGTCATGAAGGCGACGGGCGGCAAGGCCAACCCGCAGGCGGTGCAGGCGCTGGTGAAGGCCAAGCTCGGTATCGAGGAAGAGTGA
- a CDS encoding ArsR/SmtB family transcription factor, translating to MKDGPLIANVAALIGDPARANILTALMDGRALTASELAEAAGVTLQTASGHLSKLSDAQLLKAEKQGRHRYFRLSDEDVAQVLEALMGLAQRTGAVRVRTGPKDKALREARICYDHLAGESGVALLAAITANGFVTQGDDPVLTDSGRDFFSSFGIDLSPLEKARRPVCLHCLDWSERRHHLGGGLGASLLDAMRERDWLRRGNGRVLTFTTKGEKAFNSTFGCTPA from the coding sequence ATGAAAGACGGACCCCTGATCGCCAATGTCGCCGCCCTGATCGGCGACCCTGCCCGCGCCAACATCTTGACGGCGCTGATGGATGGACGCGCGCTGACGGCAAGCGAGCTTGCCGAGGCCGCCGGTGTCACCCTGCAGACCGCCAGCGGGCACCTGTCGAAACTCTCCGATGCCCAGCTGCTGAAGGCGGAAAAACAGGGGCGTCATCGTTATTTCCGTCTTTCCGACGAGGATGTGGCGCAGGTTCTGGAAGCATTGATGGGACTTGCCCAGCGCACCGGCGCGGTGCGTGTCCGCACCGGACCGAAGGACAAGGCGCTGCGGGAAGCGCGCATCTGTTACGATCATCTGGCCGGGGAAAGCGGCGTGGCACTGCTTGCGGCCATAACCGCGAACGGGTTCGTGACGCAGGGTGACGATCCCGTGCTGACGGATAGCGGACGCGACTTTTTCTCCAGCTTCGGCATCGATCTTTCGCCGCTCGAAAAAGCACGCCGCCCGGTCTGCCTGCATTGCCTGGACTGGAGCGAGCGCCGGCATCACCTCGGCGGCGGGCTTGGCGCATCGCTGCTCGACGCCATGCGTGAGCGCGACTGGCTGCGGCGCGGAAATGGCCGCGTGCTGACCTTCACGACAAAGGGTGAAAAGGCGTTCAACAGCACCTTCGGCTGCACGCCCGCCTGA
- a CDS encoding GNAT family N-acetyltransferase — protein MNETLQKLIIRTAREDDLPALAAIFAADEIGGHGDTADESAQPDYLAAFRAIAASPSETLYVAELDGEVVGTFQTAILTKLVGRGAKSMVIEAVQTRSDMRGRGIGAVMINYCLEEARRQGLNAAQLTSNMARLDAHRFYERLGFEKRHSGFRMKLK, from the coding sequence ATGAATGAGACATTGCAGAAGCTGATCATCCGCACGGCGCGCGAAGACGATCTCCCGGCGCTCGCCGCCATTTTTGCCGCCGACGAGATCGGCGGCCACGGCGACACCGCTGACGAATCGGCGCAGCCCGACTATCTCGCGGCCTTCCGCGCCATTGCAGCATCGCCAAGCGAAACACTCTATGTGGCGGAACTGGATGGCGAGGTGGTCGGCACCTTCCAGACGGCCATCCTCACCAAGCTTGTCGGGCGAGGGGCGAAGTCCATGGTGATCGAGGCGGTACAGACACGGTCTGACATGCGCGGACGGGGCATCGGCGCGGTGATGATCAATTATTGCCTTGAGGAAGCCCGACGTCAGGGCCTGAACGCCGCGCAGCTCACCTCCAACATGGCCCGGTTGGATGCGCATCGCTTCTATGAGCGGCTGGGTTTTGAGAAGCGGCATTCAGGCTTCAGGATGAAGCTGAAATAG
- a CDS encoding GNAT family N-acetyltransferase, whose protein sequence is MFFIRTASLRDIEPVRTLLATTWHATYDVIYGADKVNELIAAWHSPQAMKDRVEKKGGEFLVADDGKRIGGMAYGSMSTKMAKTALLHQLYVAPDLQRQGVGRDLFAELETCFPDAEIMRLEVEPKNTVAIAFYEGVGFVEVDRIERMAGIEGLPGIVMEKSLKR, encoded by the coding sequence ATGTTTTTCATCCGCACGGCAAGCCTGCGTGACATTGAGCCGGTTCGCACCCTGCTCGCGACGACCTGGCACGCGACCTACGACGTGATTTACGGCGCGGACAAGGTGAACGAACTGATTGCCGCATGGCACTCGCCGCAGGCCATGAAGGACCGGGTCGAGAAAAAGGGCGGCGAGTTTCTGGTGGCGGATGACGGCAAGCGGATCGGCGGCATGGCCTATGGCTCCATGTCCACCAAGATGGCGAAGACGGCCCTGCTGCACCAGCTCTATGTGGCGCCCGACCTTCAGCGTCAGGGTGTTGGCCGCGATCTTTTCGCCGAACTCGAAACCTGTTTTCCGGATGCGGAAATCATGCGGCTGGAAGTCGAGCCTAAAAATACTGTCGCAATCGCCTTTTATGAAGGCGTCGGATTTGTCGAGGTGGACCGAATCGAGCGCATGGCGGGCATCGAGGGGCTGCCCGGCATCGTTATGGAAAAGAGCCTGAAACGATGA
- the aroQ gene encoding type II 3-dehydroquinate dehydratase, translating to MSNIIIVINGPNLNMLGKREPGIYGGKTLKDIENDCLQAGADLGFAVEFRQSNHEGVLVDWLHEAGERAAGVVINPGAYSHTSIALHDAIRAISTPVVEVHISNIHAREEFRHKSMVSPAAKGMVCGFGPYGYIMALHALKNITA from the coding sequence ATGAGCAATATCATCATCGTCATCAACGGCCCCAATCTCAACATGCTGGGAAAAAGGGAACCGGGTATCTATGGTGGCAAGACGCTGAAGGACATCGAGAATGATTGTCTTCAAGCCGGTGCCGATCTCGGTTTCGCAGTGGAATTCCGCCAGTCCAACCACGAAGGCGTGCTTGTGGACTGGTTGCACGAGGCGGGTGAGCGGGCGGCAGGCGTCGTCATCAATCCCGGCGCTTACAGCCACACCTCTATCGCGTTGCATGACGCTATTCGTGCGATTTCCACGCCTGTCGTGGAAGTGCATATTTCCAACATCCACGCCCGCGAAGAGTTCCGTCACAAATCGATGGTATCACCTGCAGCGAAGGGCATGGTCTGCGGTTTTGGACCATACGGATATATCATGGCGCTTCACGCGCTGAAAAACATCACGGCATAA
- a CDS encoding NADH:ubiquinone oxidoreductase subunit NDUFA12 gives MKTLLTQIFTWWNGQTIGTRFHTWRFGKKVGQDELGNTYYEGGTTSWGMPRRWVIYNGYAEASAIPPGWHGWMHYRTDVPPSQESYVARDWQKPHQPNHTGTSKAYRPQGSLAVAGERPRVTGDYDAWTPGN, from the coding sequence ATGAAGACTCTCCTGACGCAAATCTTCACCTGGTGGAACGGCCAGACGATCGGAACGCGGTTTCACACCTGGCGTTTTGGCAAGAAAGTCGGACAGGATGAGTTGGGCAATACTTATTACGAAGGCGGCACCACTTCCTGGGGCATGCCGCGCCGCTGGGTGATCTATAATGGTTACGCGGAAGCCTCAGCCATTCCGCCGGGCTGGCATGGCTGGATGCATTACCGCACCGACGTGCCGCCAAGTCAGGAAAGCTACGTCGCGCGCGACTGGCAGAAGCCGCATCAGCCGAACCACACCGGCACGTCGAAGGCCTATCGCCCTCAAGGGTCGCTGGCTGTTGCCGGCGAGCGGCCGCGCGTGACCGGCGACTACGACGCCTGGACACCCGGCAACTGA
- the aat gene encoding leucyl/phenylalanyl-tRNA--protein transferase: MAGRRSRNNGITVDILLRAYSAGLFPMADSADDPELFWVEPEIRGIIPLDDFHVSKSLAKAIRKKPFDIRFNTAFEAVMAGCAAAAPDRPSTWINATIRKLYTELHQIGHAHSVEAWEGKELVGGLYGVSLGAAFFGESMFSRRTNASKICLVHLVERLKASGFVLLDTQFTTEHLKTFGAIDVPKQDYAKMLDLAVNRPSLQF, from the coding sequence ATGGCTGGGCGGCGCAGCAGAAATAACGGCATAACAGTCGATATTCTGCTGCGCGCCTATTCCGCCGGCCTTTTTCCCATGGCCGATTCGGCTGATGATCCGGAGCTTTTCTGGGTTGAGCCGGAGATACGCGGCATCATCCCGCTCGATGATTTTCACGTCTCCAAAAGCCTTGCCAAGGCGATTCGCAAGAAGCCGTTCGACATACGCTTCAACACCGCCTTCGAAGCTGTCATGGCTGGCTGCGCTGCCGCAGCGCCGGACAGGCCGAGCACCTGGATCAACGCCACCATTCGCAAGCTCTACACCGAACTGCACCAGATCGGCCATGCCCACAGCGTCGAGGCTTGGGAAGGCAAGGAACTTGTCGGCGGGCTTTACGGCGTGTCGCTCGGGGCGGCCTTCTTCGGCGAAAGCATGTTTTCCCGTCGCACCAACGCCTCGAAGATTTGCCTCGTGCATCTGGTGGAGCGGCTGAAGGCAAGCGGCTTTGTGCTACTCGACACACAATTCACCACCGAACACCTCAAGACATTCGGGGCCATCGATGTGCCGAAGCAGGACTATGCAAAAATGCTAGACCTTGCCGTCAACCGGCCGAGCCTGCAATTCTGA
- a CDS encoding pyridoxal phosphate-dependent aminotransferase codes for MITMSKRSAVEPFHAMDILAEANRRRQAGRPVISMAVGQPSHPAPKASLEAAEAALKHGRIGYTDALGLRELREAIAGHYRLRHQVAIDPARIAVTTGSSAAFNLAFLSLFDAGDHVAIARPGYPAYRNILKALGLNVVEVPVTAETGYTLTPASLERAEAKAGCKLKGVLLASPANPTGTVTGRDALKRLASYCESRDMAFISDEIYHGLTFVGEETSALEITDSAVIINSFSKYYCMTGWRIGWMVLPENLVRPVECLAQSLYISPPELSQLAATAAFSAAEELDVYRESYRTNRDFLMARLPEIGLPLASPMDGAFYAYVDTSRFSNDSMDFARRMLAEIDVAATPGMDFDPEEGHRALRISYAGSVSDIAEAVGRIAGWLK; via the coding sequence TTGATTACGATGTCGAAGCGGAGCGCAGTCGAACCCTTTCACGCCATGGATATCCTGGCGGAAGCGAACCGGCGCAGGCAGGCGGGGCGCCCCGTCATTTCCATGGCTGTTGGACAGCCCTCCCATCCAGCGCCGAAGGCGTCGCTCGAGGCGGCTGAGGCCGCGCTGAAGCACGGGCGCATCGGTTATACCGACGCGCTGGGCCTGCGTGAATTGCGGGAAGCGATTGCCGGCCATTACCGGCTGCGCCATCAGGTGGCTATCGATCCGGCCCGCATTGCCGTAACGACAGGTTCTTCCGCCGCCTTCAATCTCGCCTTCCTCAGCCTCTTCGACGCGGGTGATCATGTCGCGATCGCAAGGCCCGGTTATCCGGCCTATCGCAATATTCTGAAGGCACTCGGCCTGAATGTGGTCGAAGTGCCGGTTACGGCCGAAACCGGCTATACGCTGACGCCCGCCAGTCTGGAACGGGCGGAAGCCAAAGCCGGCTGCAAGCTGAAAGGCGTGCTTCTGGCAAGCCCGGCCAATCCGACCGGCACCGTCACCGGCCGCGACGCGCTGAAACGGCTCGCCAGCTATTGCGAAAGCCGCGACATGGCTTTCATCTCCGACGAGATCTACCACGGCCTCACCTTTGTCGGCGAAGAGACGAGCGCGCTTGAAATCACCGATAGTGCGGTGATCATCAATTCTTTCTCGAAATATTACTGCATGACCGGCTGGCGCATCGGCTGGATGGTGCTGCCCGAAAATCTGGTCCGCCCGGTCGAATGTCTGGCCCAGAGCCTATATATCTCACCGCCGGAACTGTCGCAGCTTGCCGCGACCGCAGCCTTTTCTGCGGCGGAGGAACTGGATGTCTACAGGGAAAGCTATCGCACCAACCGCGATTTCCTGATGGCGCGCCTGCCGGAAATCGGCCTGCCGCTGGCGTCGCCCATGGATGGGGCGTTTTACGCCTATGTCGATACCAGCCGCTTTTCCAATGACAGCATGGATTTCGCCAGGCGCATGCTGGCGGAAATCGACGTGGCGGCGACGCCGGGCATGGATTTCGACCCGGAGGAGGGCCACCGCGCACTCCGCATTTCCTATGCGGGCTCGGTGTCTGACATCGCCGAGGCGGTGGGACGCATTGCCGGCTGGCTGAAATAA
- a CDS encoding DUF2155 domain-containing protein yields MRKITRDRSLRALTVSLFAAVSAAILISPVSAARLENRVAVFSGIDKITGRITSFDVYIDETVQFGALQVTPKVCYSRDQTETQKIDAFVEVDEITLDRKIKRIFTGWMFADSPGLNAVEHPIYDVWLTGCKQDSEVPAPSTASK; encoded by the coding sequence ATGAGGAAAATCACGCGGGATCGTTCTTTGCGTGCGCTGACAGTGTCGCTGTTTGCTGCGGTCTCTGCTGCCATCCTCATTTCACCCGTCTCCGCCGCCCGTCTGGAAAACCGCGTTGCGGTGTTTTCCGGCATCGACAAGATCACCGGCCGCATCACATCCTTTGATGTTTATATCGACGAGACGGTGCAATTCGGCGCGCTTCAGGTGACGCCAAAGGTCTGTTATTCCCGCGACCAGACGGAAACCCAGAAGATCGACGCTTTTGTCGAGGTCGATGAAATCACCCTCGACCGCAAGATCAAGCGGATTTTCACCGGCTGGATGTTCGCCGACAGCCCAGGCCTCAACGCCGTTGAGCACCCGATCTATGACGTCTGGCTGACGGGCTGCAAGCAGGACTCGGAAGTTCCGGCTCCCTCAACGGCAAGCAAATAA
- a CDS encoding NIPSNAP family protein produces MLTCFIRYEIDPFKVDAFDQYARSWGEVIPRCGADLIGYYAPKEGSSTIAYGVYNIENLAAYEAYRARLAADPAGRENYEFARREQFIRREDRLFLRLASAPHAGGE; encoded by the coding sequence ATGTTGACCTGTTTCATTCGTTACGAGATCGACCCTTTCAAGGTCGACGCCTTCGACCAATATGCCCGCAGCTGGGGAGAGGTGATACCGCGCTGCGGGGCCGATCTCATCGGTTATTACGCGCCGAAGGAGGGATCGAGCACGATCGCTTACGGTGTCTACAATATTGAAAACCTCGCCGCATACGAGGCCTACAGGGCGCGGCTCGCCGCCGACCCGGCAGGGCGCGAGAATTATGAATTCGCCCGCCGCGAGCAATTCATCCGTCGTGAGGACAGGCTTTTCCTGCGGCTTGCCTCCGCTCCCCATGCCGGAGGTGAATGA
- a CDS encoding DsbA family protein, translating to MAHLLRSTLLASVTALSTVFASLPAHALDAEQKKEMGEFIKQYLIENPEIMLEVQDALERKQYAARNAKAAEAVADNKKTIFESKYDLALGNPDGDVTLVEFFDYNCGYCKRAMGDMDAILKGDKKVRVVLKEFPILGPESVAAHRVSNAVKLLAPAKYPEFQRTLLGGRGRANEDSAMEVATALGLKEADIRKSMAENPNDAQVQETYKLATSLGITGTPSYIVGDEAVFGAVGADPLKEKIANMRSCGKATCS from the coding sequence ATGGCGCATCTTCTCCGTTCAACCCTTCTCGCCAGCGTGACGGCCCTTTCGACGGTTTTCGCGTCTCTGCCCGCTCATGCTCTGGATGCCGAGCAGAAAAAGGAAATGGGCGAATTCATCAAGCAATATCTGATCGAGAACCCCGAGATCATGCTTGAGGTTCAGGACGCGCTTGAACGCAAGCAATATGCGGCCCGTAACGCCAAGGCGGCAGAAGCCGTTGCCGACAACAAGAAGACCATCTTCGAATCGAAATACGATCTGGCGCTCGGCAATCCGGATGGCGATGTGACGCTGGTCGAGTTCTTCGACTATAATTGCGGTTACTGCAAACGCGCCATGGGCGATATGGACGCAATTTTGAAGGGCGACAAGAAGGTGCGCGTCGTCCTCAAGGAATTTCCCATCCTCGGGCCGGAATCGGTTGCCGCTCATCGCGTTTCCAATGCCGTGAAACTGCTTGCTCCGGCCAAGTACCCCGAATTCCAGCGCACCCTGCTTGGTGGTCGCGGGCGCGCGAACGAGGACAGCGCCATGGAAGTCGCCACCGCGCTCGGCCTCAAGGAAGCCGACATCCGCAAGTCGATGGCGGAAAACCCCAATGACGCGCAGGTGCAGGAAACGTACAAGCTGGCAACCAGCCTCGGCATTACCGGAACACCGTCCTATATCGTCGGCGACGAGGCGGTTTTCGGTGCTGTTGGTGCGGACCCGCTGAAGGAAAAAATCGCCAATATGCGCAGCTGTGGAAAAGCCACCTGCTCGTGA
- the accC gene encoding acetyl-CoA carboxylase biotin carboxylase subunit encodes MVSKILIANRGEIALRVLRAAKELGIPTVAVHSTADADAMHVRLADESVCIGPPPSRDSYLNIHQIVAACEITGADAVHPGYGFLSENAKFADILDAHGITFIGPTAEHIRIMGDKITAKQTAQELGIPVVPGSDGEVKPENALEIARTIGFPVLIKATAGGGGRGMKVAKTEADLEEAVATARSEAAAAFGNDAVYMEKYLGKPRHIEVQVFGDGEGNAVHLGERDCSLQRRHQKVLEEANSPALTVEQRMKIGEICADAMRKLKYRGAGTIEFLYENGEFYFIEMNTRLQVEHPVTEAITGMDLVQEQIRVASGQGLSVTQADIEFHGHAIECRINAEDPRTFVPSPGTLTYFHTPGGLGVRVDSGAYQGYKIPPYYDSMIGKLIVHGRDRDECIRRLRRALDEFVVDGIKTTLPLFQDLLQNEDILNGDYDIHWLEKYLAGDASH; translated from the coding sequence ATGGTTTCGAAGATCCTCATAGCCAACCGTGGCGAGATCGCGTTGCGTGTCCTGCGTGCCGCAAAAGAGCTTGGCATTCCGACTGTCGCCGTGCACTCCACGGCCGACGCGGATGCGATGCATGTGCGCCTTGCCGACGAAAGCGTGTGCATCGGCCCGCCGCCCTCGCGTGACAGCTACCTCAACATCCACCAGATCGTTGCGGCCTGCGAAATCACCGGTGCGGACGCCGTTCATCCCGGTTACGGCTTCCTGTCGGAAAATGCCAAATTCGCCGATATTCTCGACGCGCACGGCATCACCTTCATCGGGCCGACCGCCGAACATATCCGCATCATGGGCGACAAGATCACCGCCAAGCAGACGGCGCAGGAACTCGGTATTCCCGTGGTTCCCGGCTCCGACGGTGAAGTGAAGCCTGAAAACGCGCTCGAAATCGCCCGGACGATCGGTTTCCCGGTCCTCATCAAGGCGACGGCGGGCGGCGGTGGTCGCGGCATGAAGGTGGCGAAGACCGAAGCCGATCTGGAAGAGGCGGTTGCGACTGCCCGTTCCGAAGCGGCAGCCGCCTTCGGCAACGATGCCGTCTACATGGAAAAATACCTCGGCAAGCCGCGCCATATCGAAGTGCAGGTTTTCGGCGATGGTGAAGGCAATGCCGTTCACCTTGGGGAGCGCGATTGCTCGTTGCAGCGCCGCCACCAGAAAGTGCTGGAAGAAGCCAATTCGCCGGCGCTGACGGTCGAACAGCGCATGAAGATCGGCGAGATTTGCGCCGACGCCATGCGCAAGCTGAAATATCGTGGTGCCGGCACCATTGAGTTCCTGTATGAAAATGGCGAGTTCTATTTCATCGAAATGAACACCCGTCTGCAGGTGGAGCACCCGGTAACGGAAGCGATCACTGGCATGGATCTCGTGCAGGAGCAGATCAGGGTCGCTTCGGGCCAGGGTCTGTCGGTCACGCAGGCGGATATCGAATTCCATGGCCATGCCATCGAATGCCGTATCAATGCCGAGGATCCGCGCACCTTCGTTCCCTCGCCGGGCACGCTGACCTATTTCCACACGCCGGGCGGGCTTGGCGTGCGCGTCGATTCGGGCGCATATCAGGGCTACAAGATCCCGCCCTATTACGACAGCATGATCGGCAAGCTGATCGTTCACGGTCGTGACCGTGACGAGTGCATCCGTCGTCTGCGTCGGGCGCTGGACGAATTCGTCGTCGATGGCATCAAGACCACGCTGCCGCTTTTCCAGGATCTTCTCCAGAATGAGGATATTCTGAACGGCGATTACGATATTCACTGGCTGGAAAAATATCTGGCCGGTGACGCGTCTCACTAA
- a CDS encoding DUF1294 domain-containing protein encodes MTTIALGFLIYIAFNFFVFLVYWWDKEAARNGGWRIRESTLLWLAFLGGSIGAISAQHLLRHKTRKEPFRSILPAIVIVHAGLITSVIIMPNWPMRLVTLAQNSVP; translated from the coding sequence ATGACGACAATTGCCCTCGGCTTCCTGATCTATATTGCCTTCAATTTTTTCGTTTTTCTCGTCTACTGGTGGGACAAGGAGGCGGCGAGAAATGGCGGCTGGCGCATTCGCGAGAGCACATTGTTGTGGCTCGCCTTCCTGGGCGGCAGCATCGGTGCGATTTCGGCTCAGCACCTCCTGCGGCATAAAACGCGCAAGGAACCGTTCCGCAGCATCCTGCCAGCGATCGTGATCGTGCACGCCGGCCTCATCACATCCGTGATCATCATGCCAAACTGGCCGATGCGGCTGGTAACCCTTGCTCAGAACTCCGTGCCGTAA